Within Massilia endophytica, the genomic segment GACCGCGAACTGCTGTGGCGGCGTCGCATGCTTGCCGGCGGCTACGACATCGTGTGCTCAACCAACCGCTCTCATGGAGAAGTGAAATGCAAGACAAAGTCTATAACGTGCTGTTCTTGTGCACGGGGAATTCGGCGCGCAGCGTCATGGCCGAAGCCCTGGTCACCACAATGAGCAAGGGCCGCTTCCGCGGTTTTTCAGCGGGAAGCCATCCGGCCGGCAAGGTCAATCCCTTTGCCATCGAGCAGATTGCCGCCACCGGCTATCCGGTCGGCCAGCTGCGCAGCAAGAGCTGGGACGAATACGGCCAGCCCGATGCGCCGCACATGGACTTTATCTTTACGGTTTGTGACAACGCGGCAGGGGAGACCTGTCCTTACTGGCCTGGCCATCCGATGACGGCGCACTGGGGTTTCTCCGACCCTGCGGCGGTCCAGGGGACGGACGAGGAGAAGCGTGCCGCGTTCCACCGGATCTTTCGGCAGATCATGACCAGGATGAACATTTTCGTCAGCCTGCCCCTGCACATGCTGGAAAAGAATGCCATCCAGCGCGAAATCCACGCCATCGGCGCCACTCCTGTTTAACTTCACTGTCCATCGATCATGAAAGTTCTATTCCTTTGTACTGGCAATTCCTGCCGGTCCGTGCTCTCCGAAGCGACTTTCAATCACCTCGCCCCAGCAGGCCTCAAAGCCATCAGCGCGGGCAGCCAGCCAGCCGGTCGGCTGCACCCACGCGCCGTCGAGCTGCTGCACAGCAAAGGCATTTCGACCGAGGGCTACTACAGCAAATCGTGGAACGATCTTCCGGTGACGCCTGATATCGTGATCACGGTCTGCGGCAGCGCCGCCGGGGAAACGTGTCCAGCCTATCTCAGGCCTGTGCTGCGCGCGCACTGGGGCGTTGACGATCCTAGCCATGTGGTAGGGATGGAAGAAGAGATCACGGCGGCTTTTGAAGAGGCATACCGCATCATCCGAAAGCGGATCGAGGCGTTCCTGGCGCTGCCACTCGCGCAACTGGCAGGCGACAAGGCAAAACTCAAAACCGAGCTGGAACGCATCGGTTCGCTCTCCTGAGATAGGGCTCTGCCATGATCCAGCAATTGAACGGGATGTCGCGTCGGTTGGCGCTCGGCCATTCTAAAGGAGGCCAGTCATGACGCCGGGGCGCCGTATCGCAGCCGAGGCAATGGGCACAGCCTTTCTGCTCGCGGTGGTCGTGGGGTCTGGCATCATGGCCGAGCGGCTTGCCGGGGGCAATGTGGCCATCGCACTGTTGGCGAACGCCATTGCGACGGGAGCAGGCCTGATTGCACTCATCCTAACGTTTGGCGGCGTATCCGGCGCCCACTTCAACCCCGTGGTGACCTTGTCTGAGGCGTGGCTCGGGAATATGCCGATGCGCGACGTGACGCCTTACGTGTTCGCGCAGATCGTCGGCGCCTTCGCTGGCGTCGCGGGGGCGCACGCCATGTTCGGCGTGCCGCTGTTTTTCGCCTCGGAGCATGCGCGCACTGGCGCTGCCCAATGGTGGAGCGAATGCGTGGCGACATTTGGCCTGATCGGCGTCATCATCGGCTGCTCGCGCAGCAGGCCATCGGTCACGCCTTTTGCGGTAGCGGCCTATATCACCGCCGCCTACTGGTTCACTTCATCGACGTCCTTCGCCAATCCGGCAGTGACCCTGGCGCGCAGCGCCACCAATACCTTCGCGGGAATTCGGCCGCAGGACGCTGCAGGCTTCATTATTGCGCAGCTGGCCGGTGCAGCGGCCGCGACCGTGACCTTCCGCTGGCTTTATCAGGCGCGGAACCTGGACGCGCCGGTACCGCCAGGGGAATTTGTGCCGGAAGCTGAAAGAAAAGAACAGCGGGTCACGCATGGATAAGCTCCCCAATCTGCCAAACATTAATGCCGAGCAGCTGAAAACGCCAACCGTCGAGCAGCTTGCGCCCGAAGGGGATCTGGCACATCCGCCCCGCATCCTGATGCTGTATGGCTCGCTGCGCGAACGCTCGTTCAGCCGGTTTCTGACCTTCGAGGCGGCGCACATCCTCCGCCACTTCGGCGCGGAAGTGAAGATTTACGATCCGACGGAGCTGCCGATGGTGGGTAGCGTGCCCGAGGACCATCCGAAGGTGGTCGAGTTGCGCGAGTTATGCCTTTGGTCTGAAGGGCAGGTTTGGTGCAGTCCGGAACGCCATGGTGCGATCACGGCCGTGATGAAGAACCAGATCGACTGGATTCCGCTCGAGCAGGGCGCCATCCGGCCCAGCCAGGGCAAGACGCTGGCCGTGA encodes:
- the arsH gene encoding arsenical resistance protein ArsH codes for the protein MDKLPNLPNINAEQLKTPTVEQLAPEGDLAHPPRILMLYGSLRERSFSRFLTFEAAHILRHFGAEVKIYDPTELPMVGSVPEDHPKVVELRELCLWSEGQVWCSPERHGAITAVMKNQIDWIPLEQGAIRPSQGKTLAVMQVCGGSQSFNVVNTLRLLGRWMRMFTIPNQSSVPMAYKEFDEEGRMRQSGYYDRVVDVMEELFKMTLLMRGRAAYLTDR
- a CDS encoding arsenate reductase ArsC — translated: MKVLFLCTGNSCRSVLSEATFNHLAPAGLKAISAGSQPAGRLHPRAVELLHSKGISTEGYYSKSWNDLPVTPDIVITVCGSAAGETCPAYLRPVLRAHWGVDDPSHVVGMEEEITAAFEEAYRIIRKRIEAFLALPLAQLAGDKAKLKTELERIGSLS
- a CDS encoding arsenate reductase ArsC, whose protein sequence is MQDKVYNVLFLCTGNSARSVMAEALVTTMSKGRFRGFSAGSHPAGKVNPFAIEQIAATGYPVGQLRSKSWDEYGQPDAPHMDFIFTVCDNAAGETCPYWPGHPMTAHWGFSDPAAVQGTDEEKRAAFHRIFRQIMTRMNIFVSLPLHMLEKNAIQREIHAIGATPV
- a CDS encoding aquaporin; the encoded protein is MTPGRRIAAEAMGTAFLLAVVVGSGIMAERLAGGNVAIALLANAIATGAGLIALILTFGGVSGAHFNPVVTLSEAWLGNMPMRDVTPYVFAQIVGAFAGVAGAHAMFGVPLFFASEHARTGAAQWWSECVATFGLIGVIIGCSRSRPSVTPFAVAAYITAAYWFTSSTSFANPAVTLARSATNTFAGIRPQDAAGFIIAQLAGAAAATVTFRWLYQARNLDAPVPPGEFVPEAERKEQRVTHG